A window of Synechococcus sp. MEDNS5 contains these coding sequences:
- a CDS encoding histidine kinase dimerization/phospho-acceptor domain-containing protein: MPAEGSATPHPEASALVTQLRQSLGLLRVAFDATGEAMLIVDSERHVRWVNQTAADLWGAGLSLRVIGKPLEALLRLRHLDQRLLALSDPHHPLNQARLGEGQTSLLVQPISPPAGDQPDVLQRMVSWRPISEMGGVFTLLIFRDLEPLEKSLQQQRAFINTLAHELRTPLAILTGSLRRLDRKSQLVAPLDRALNDAIDETKRMAALVDNLLLLSELDTDHFHWNLKRAPLRQFLDQWLHKIEPDRLSKVSFQLDESLSSCWIDLDQVAVSRILDTLLENSLLLGSEGITLQVSESIPLRSVDLVVFLNGADLAFNYEGDEAMNHSNSDEKKLVLGDGRDCSLGMSVVKNLVEGMGGLMVWNKADNGTRATGSVKMTLRFPLVSPDREGS, encoded by the coding sequence ATGCCTGCTGAAGGATCCGCGACGCCGCATCCTGAGGCCTCGGCACTCGTGACCCAGCTGCGTCAATCCCTTGGATTGCTGCGGGTGGCTTTTGACGCCACCGGTGAAGCCATGCTGATCGTTGATTCTGAGCGTCATGTGCGCTGGGTGAATCAAACAGCGGCTGATCTTTGGGGTGCCGGTCTTTCCTTGCGCGTGATCGGAAAGCCCCTGGAGGCATTGCTTCGCTTACGCCATCTCGATCAACGGTTGCTTGCGTTGTCGGATCCCCATCACCCTTTGAACCAGGCTCGGTTGGGTGAAGGACAGACCTCCTTGCTGGTTCAGCCAATCTCGCCTCCTGCTGGAGATCAACCGGATGTCCTGCAACGCATGGTGTCTTGGCGTCCAATCTCTGAAATGGGCGGTGTCTTCACATTGCTGATCTTCAGAGATCTTGAGCCCCTCGAAAAGTCGCTCCAACAACAACGCGCTTTTATCAACACTCTGGCCCATGAATTGCGTACGCCGCTCGCCATTCTCACCGGTAGTTTGCGCCGCCTGGATCGCAAGTCTCAACTGGTTGCTCCATTGGATCGTGCATTGAACGATGCCATCGATGAAACCAAGCGGATGGCGGCACTGGTTGACAATCTGTTGCTCCTTTCAGAGTTGGATACGGATCATTTTCATTGGAACCTGAAGCGTGCTCCACTACGACAATTTTTAGATCAGTGGCTTCATAAAATTGAGCCGGACAGGCTCTCAAAAGTTTCTTTTCAGTTGGACGAATCCCTCTCCAGCTGCTGGATTGATCTTGATCAAGTCGCTGTATCTCGTATACTCGATACCCTGCTTGAAAATAGCTTGTTGCTTGGATCAGAGGGGATTACTCTGCAGGTCAGTGAGTCTATTCCCCTTCGATCTGTTGATCTGGTGGTTTTTCTCAATGGTGCCGACTTGGCCTTCAATTATGAAGGCGATGAGGCGATGAATCACTCCAACTCTGATGAAAAAAAGTTAGTCCTGGGGGATGGGAGGGACTGCAGCCTTGGGATGTCTGTCGTGAAAAACCTTGTGGAGGGAATGGGAGGGCTGATGGTATGGAATAAAGCTGACAACGGAACCAGAGCGACTGGCTCAGTCAAAATGACTCTTCGCTTTCCGCTGGTAAGCCCTGATCGTGAAGGTTCCTAG
- a CDS encoding gamma carbonic anhydrase family protein, giving the protein MTDPIGRRTVVFPSPRIDPGAWVAESAVVMGDVQIGAEVSLWPMAVARGDMAPIAIGAGSNVQDGAVLHGDPGAPVIIGSDVTIGHRAVVHGATLEDGCLIGIGAVVLNGVTVGRGALVAAGAVVTRDVPPCSLVAGVPAQVKRLLDADAFDAQREHARRYADLARNWQRMLQIQTE; this is encoded by the coding sequence ATGACTGACCCGATCGGCCGGCGGACCGTCGTTTTTCCCTCACCCCGGATTGATCCTGGTGCTTGGGTTGCCGAAAGTGCTGTGGTGATGGGTGATGTTCAGATTGGCGCTGAGGTGAGCCTTTGGCCGATGGCTGTTGCTCGCGGGGATATGGCACCGATCGCGATCGGTGCGGGCAGCAATGTCCAGGATGGTGCCGTCCTGCATGGTGATCCTGGCGCACCCGTCATCATTGGATCGGACGTCACCATTGGGCACAGAGCCGTGGTTCATGGCGCCACCCTCGAGGATGGTTGCCTGATCGGGATCGGTGCCGTCGTTCTCAATGGCGTGACCGTCGGTCGGGGCGCTCTTGTAGCTGCAGGGGCCGTGGTCACGAGGGATGTTCCTCCCTGCAGCCTCGTCGCCGGCGTGCCGGCGCAGGTGAAGCGCCTACTGGATGCCGATGCATTCGATGCTCAGAGGGAACATGCCCGGCGCTATGCCGACCTGGCGCGGAATTGGCAGCGAATGCTGCAAATCCAAACGGAGTGA
- a CDS encoding photosystem II protein Y yields the protein MDLRLVLVASPILLALGWAGFNIGRAAVGQLQLMLKRSRV from the coding sequence ATGGACCTCCGGCTCGTCCTCGTGGCATCTCCCATCCTCCTTGCATTGGGTTGGGCCGGCTTCAATATCGGTCGTGCCGCTGTTGGCCAGCTTCAACTGATGCTTAAGCGCAGTCGGGTCTGA
- a CDS encoding response regulator, whose translation MAELFKVAVVDDDPRLRKLIVEELTDEGVTPLPCETGQKLLDLLQSESVDLILLDLMMPEMDGFLCLEELVKRSIQVPVIVVTALNDEVKHQKVHDLGAVDYILKPDLFERLPELLNQHLPRPRNLHDQGLPAESEESF comes from the coding sequence ATGGCTGAACTGTTCAAAGTTGCTGTTGTGGATGACGATCCACGCTTGCGCAAATTAATTGTTGAGGAGTTAACCGATGAAGGAGTCACGCCTCTTCCCTGCGAGACAGGGCAGAAACTCTTGGATCTGCTTCAGTCTGAATCAGTCGACCTGATCCTGCTCGACCTGATGATGCCTGAAATGGATGGTTTTCTGTGTCTTGAAGAACTTGTCAAGCGCTCAATCCAGGTCCCTGTGATTGTGGTGACCGCCCTGAATGACGAAGTCAAACACCAGAAAGTTCATGATCTCGGTGCAGTTGATTACATCCTCAAGCCGGATCTGTTTGAGCGTCTTCCCGAGCTTCTGAATCAACACCTTCCGAGGCCTAGGAACCTTCACGATCAGGGCTTACCAGCGGAAAGCGAAGAGTCATTTTGA